Within Trichocoleus desertorum ATA4-8-CV12, the genomic segment CTCGGTGTAAAAGTGATGATGAGACAGCCTTACTAGACCAGAGCAATCAGGACAGACCTTTCTGCAAAGCCTGCCAGCGTTCCTAAGCTAATCTACAAAGAGCTATTGAAAATCAAGTGAGAATCAGGAGGCTTGAGTGGCAACCGCTTCAGTGCCACGATAACCAAAGAAATCAATCCGATAATCGGTGATTTTGACCCCAACTTGGGCTTCAATCTGCCGAATGATGTCTTCAGGTAGCTCGATATGAATATCTAAAATCTGATTTGTATCCAAGCAATTCACATGACTGTGAGAATCGCTGATATTGCCATAAAGACGGCCATCGGAGCGCTCAATACATTCAATAATGCCCTGGGCCGAAAGCGCTTCTAAGTTTTGATAAACCGATGTGTGCCCGATCGCCTTACCCTGACGATTGAGACGGTCATAGATTTCCCTAGCCGACAAGTGCTCCTGAGCCTGCCACAGCAACTCTAAAATGAAGCGACGTTGACGACTCAGACGCATTCCTAAAACCTGGCAACGGTTTAAGGCATCGTCTAGGGAGCGAATGGGTTTTGAGACTGCCACTTCATTTTGCATACTTCGTGCCCTTAGCCTATCTGATGCTCACTCAGGTACCCTCGTTGATCTTACTCACGACCTCAAGCACTGAATGTGCAATCGCGGCAGAGAGGCGGAGTAATTCTATCCGAATCTAACACCCACCAGCCAAAATGGCGATCGCAATTCTGAGATCTTTGAACCCAGAGGCAAATGACCAACGGTGGATGAATAATTAGTACTGAGATTGGCTTGTAATCTTCTGAGTCTATTATAGGCTAAATTTAAGCTAAC encodes:
- a CDS encoding transcriptional repressor, which codes for MQNEVAVSKPIRSLDDALNRCQVLGMRLSRQRRFILELLWQAQEHLSAREIYDRLNRQGKAIGHTSVYQNLEALSAQGIIECIERSDGRLYGNISDSHSHVNCLDTNQILDIHIELPEDIIRQIEAQVGVKITDYRIDFFGYRGTEAVATQAS